The following is a genomic window from Candidatus Hydrogenedentota bacterium.
GCACGAGCACACGATCCGCGCCGAGGGATACCAGCATGGCGATTCCAAAGATTGCGGGATGCAGCAGGGCAAGACGCGGAAAGCTCAACGGGAGCCGGATGGGCAACAGAGTGGCGACTGCAATCAGTACGGCGGTCGCCCCGAAGAAGAAGCCTACTTCACGCCAGCGGTGTCTGTGAAACAAGGCGGCGGGGATTAGCGCCAAGGCCGGAATGCCCACGTACCCGAGCCGGGGAAGCATTCCGCCCGTCGGCGCGAACACTTGGGCCAGCAACTCGCCTGGCGCGGTGTAGGGCTGCGCGGCCACCGTCATGTTCCAGAGTGTCTGGGAGGGATCGGCGGTGGCGAGGGCGTAGTTCAGGGATGGCAGCCACTGCACGGCGGAAACGCCCAACGCCACGGCGGGTATGGACAAGGTCAACTTGACGCGTGTCAGGAAAGGCGGCGCCAACGGGTTGTGCGGGAAAACGGCTATCAGGGCCAAGTATGGGACCGCCAACAGAGCCGCCGCGACCGCCAGGGCATATACCCCGGACAAAATGAGCAGCGCTCCAATGACACCCGCAAGCACGGCCATCGCGCGGTCGAAGTGATATGCAAACTCGCGAACGGCCCAGAAGAACAGCGGCAGCCAAACCAGCGCGTCCGCGACCGGAGGACGTGTGACGCCTCCCGCGGCAAAACCGCAGAACGCATACACAATTCCCCCCAGCAGGGCCGGGAGATGACCCACGCCCGTGGCGCGCGCCGCCAGCACGAAAAAGAGCCCCATGAGGAACAGGCAGAGAAACCCGTGCAGGGCCATGGCTTGCTCAAGGGGGGCGATAAGAAAGACGGCATTCAAGGGTTGGAACAGGCCCAATCGAGCGTCCGTGTATACGGGGGTGCCGCACAACTGCCGGCTGTTCCACATTGGGAAATGGCCCTTTTGCATGGACCCAAAGGCAAAGTCATACGCGGGGTAATAGAATTGATAAAGATCGCTGTTTTCGTAGGCCTCGTGGGGGCCGCCCGGGGCAATAAAGGCCGCATTCCAATAGATCGGCGCCAACGCCACGAATACGAGCGCGACCAGCAGCATCGGGCGGAACGAATACCGATACGGCGAGTCAGTCTCCAGGAAGGTTAGCTTCAGATTTCCGGAAAGCTCGGCGATCACGGTAGGCGTCCGGAATACGATTGAATGCGAGAGACGGTCGTCCAGGATCCTGGAACGGCAAAAGCCATGATTACGTCTCCCGCGGCGCTTGGGCCGGTCAAACTATCCACTCCACCTGAAATCGTAACACCGGGGTTTAGGCGCTTTCCATCGAACGGGGTAATTCATGGTAAGATTCCAGGGAGAAACATCGTCCTGGGGAAGGGTAATGAGGAAGAATAGAAGCGTGCGTGAGTGTGGAAGCCGGTTGCTCTGGTTAGGAATTGCGGCAGTAGCCTTATGCGGAACGGCATGGGCAGTGCCTATAGGATACACGGATTGCGAAGG
Proteins encoded in this region:
- a CDS encoding YfhO family protein, with the protein product MIAELSGNLKLTFLETDSPYRYSFRPMLLVALVFVALAPIYWNAAFIAPGGPHEAYENSDLYQFYYPAYDFAFGSMQKGHFPMWNSRQLCGTPVYTDARLGLFQPLNAVFLIAPLEQAMALHGFLCLFLMGLFFVLAARATGVGHLPALLGGIVYAFCGFAAGGVTRPPVADALVWLPLFFWAVREFAYHFDRAMAVLAGVIGALLILSGVYALAVAAALLAVPYLALIAVFPHNPLAPPFLTRVKLTLSIPAVALGVSAVQWLPSLNYALATADPSQTLWNMTVAAQPYTAPGELLAQVFAPTGGMLPRLGYVGIPALALIPAALFHRHRWREVGFFFGATAVLIAVATLLPIRLPLSFPRLALLHPAIFGIAMLVSLGADRVLVPKQNFRAPSIFFPAVAMMAVIVFVAVGFGGEVRGKMLAMFMIVGPFLIWRKHWLRNVTILALAVLLFVDLTSAGKTQYRHPRQNAPGCYTLHATVLDTARVQAAGARAFFSTRDLDVSLNGNLGFIYPLSLIGGVDLPVTKDEAQWWERLVPNPTPLTRTSGNGVSPDAAQPGLLRFMAARVLLATPQGLLREPIFRTRGARLRELPASGEDVRIFLNEDALPRSYWTPRWRVAVGLTAALDALADPSLDPARECVVDAFSDGLELLAADSASAKVPDEGVSATCSVEDVSPEHVIVRVESTQPGITVLADTFSAGWVAWVDGERQPILKVNGLFRGVATRAGEHVIEFRYRPLPHYVGLAVSFLSLAATGLLGLRFLFLRR